In Kocuria turfanensis, a single genomic region encodes these proteins:
- a CDS encoding KAP family P-loop NTPase fold protein, translated as MKAPSDNPINEKNEDLLSRADTAAQFARQVLKHDASQGLVVGVLGPWGSGKTSFLNLARPQLEKAGAALLDFNPWMFSGADQLVDSFFVELAAQLKLKAGLPAIGKLVEEYGEVFSGLGWVPVVGTWFERSKVATTLVGRLMQWREEGVEQRQDRLRKALLELEKPIIVFLDDIDRLSSVEIRDVFKLVRLTASFPNVTYIVAFDRTRVEYALSEENLRGRDYLEKILQLAVDLPAVPPELLRKRTIAALDEQLPEAAWIDSADNNRWPDVYMEIISPLIKNMRDVRRYVASMGGAMETLAGKVALSDILGLEAIRIFLPDVYSHLHLSAQALTALPSDWPKGQDSPEYVAYVEELIRRGGEHGSVVAAVIKQMFPAAQRHLGGSAYVRGSEKEWLRTRRVAHEDILRLYLEKVAGASLTAFDQAQRAWAVMDDLRGISSVLNAVDPQQLPDVVSHLEVYEDAFGDNHVVSGVVALANQFEKLPDRDIGVFDIPDELIVSRLMYLILRKVEDEQRLADMVREILVYVPSLNGQRHVLDIVGYRENAGHRLISQDAAASFERAWRAEVRSRSATNLSMERELLRVVVDAQRSNSDEPNWRPPEDPDLTVSILQSAVSRARSQELGKRAIQYEDRLAWDSLVKAFGSQLDLIWHVELAREVRGQQHAELFELVDKYLGGWRTAD; from the coding sequence ATGAAGGCCCCGAGTGACAATCCCATCAATGAGAAAAATGAGGACCTATTAAGTCGTGCGGACACTGCCGCACAGTTCGCGCGTCAAGTACTTAAGCATGACGCGAGTCAAGGTCTCGTTGTTGGCGTGTTGGGTCCATGGGGATCGGGAAAAACATCATTTCTGAATCTTGCCCGACCCCAACTGGAGAAAGCTGGCGCGGCACTTTTAGATTTCAATCCATGGATGTTTAGTGGGGCTGATCAGCTCGTCGACTCATTTTTTGTCGAGCTTGCCGCTCAACTCAAGCTGAAGGCGGGCCTTCCCGCCATAGGTAAGCTTGTAGAAGAGTACGGAGAGGTATTTTCCGGCCTGGGGTGGGTGCCTGTCGTAGGGACGTGGTTTGAGCGCAGCAAGGTAGCCACAACGCTTGTCGGGCGCCTCATGCAGTGGCGTGAAGAAGGTGTTGAGCAGCGTCAGGATCGACTTAGAAAGGCCCTGCTTGAGCTCGAAAAGCCGATCATCGTCTTTCTGGATGACATAGACCGGCTTTCCAGTGTAGAAATACGTGACGTATTCAAGCTCGTGCGATTGACGGCAAGCTTTCCCAATGTTACGTACATCGTTGCGTTTGACCGTACTCGCGTTGAGTATGCTTTGTCGGAAGAGAACCTTCGAGGTCGGGACTATTTGGAAAAAATTCTCCAGTTGGCTGTCGATTTGCCAGCGGTTCCGCCGGAATTGTTGCGAAAACGTACGATTGCTGCACTGGATGAGCAACTGCCAGAGGCTGCCTGGATTGACAGTGCCGATAATAACAGGTGGCCAGATGTCTATATGGAGATTATTAGTCCACTAATTAAAAACATGCGGGACGTGAGGCGATATGTTGCGTCTATGGGTGGGGCTATGGAGACCCTGGCAGGCAAAGTGGCACTGTCAGATATTCTTGGTCTCGAAGCAATCCGCATTTTCTTGCCAGATGTTTACTCTCATCTACACCTCTCTGCCCAGGCTCTTACCGCTCTTCCCTCGGATTGGCCGAAGGGGCAAGATTCGCCGGAGTATGTCGCTTATGTTGAGGAACTGATTAGAAGAGGTGGCGAACATGGGTCGGTCGTCGCTGCTGTTATCAAACAAATGTTTCCCGCCGCGCAACGCCACCTTGGAGGGTCGGCGTACGTACGCGGCTCGGAAAAGGAGTGGTTGCGAACGCGTCGTGTAGCCCACGAAGACATTTTGCGTCTTTACCTTGAAAAAGTTGCGGGTGCCTCGTTGACCGCCTTCGACCAAGCGCAGCGTGCGTGGGCAGTAATGGATGACTTACGGGGCATTAGCTCCGTCCTGAATGCAGTCGACCCGCAGCAATTGCCAGACGTTGTATCCCACCTAGAAGTTTATGAAGATGCGTTTGGCGATAATCATGTTGTTTCTGGGGTTGTTGCCCTCGCGAATCAATTTGAAAAATTGCCCGACCGGGATATAGGTGTTTTTGATATTCCGGACGAACTGATTGTTAGTCGTTTGATGTATCTAATTTTGCGTAAAGTTGAAGATGAGCAACGTCTTGCTGACATGGTCCGTGAAATTTTGGTTTATGTGCCGTCCTTGAACGGCCAACGGCACGTCTTAGACATTGTGGGGTACCGTGAAAACGCTGGGCATAGGTTAATTTCGCAGGACGCCGCGGCAAGTTTTGAACGAGCATGGCGGGCCGAAGTTCGTTCTCGTTCCGCCACTAACCTTTCGATGGAGCGCGAGTTGTTGCGTGTGGTCGTGGATGCTCAGAGGTCGAACTCCGATGAGCCGAACTGGCGACCTCCGGAGGACCCTGACTTGACCGTATCGATTTTGCAGTCGGCTGTGAGTCGAGCCCGGAGTCAAGAACTTGGAAAGCGTGCCATTCAATATGAAGACCGGCTTGCCTGGGATTCGTTAGTCAAAGCGTTTGGTTCACAGTTGGACTTGATCTGGCACGTTGAATTGGCGCGGGAGGTAAGGGGGCAGCAGCATGCTGAGCTCTTTGAGCTCGTCGACAAGTACTTGGGGGGATGGAGAACTGCAGACTAG
- a CDS encoding HNH endonuclease → MAAFPRMTFEHEMKFRHAAMEWLAMRTNDGAEPMYYLDIEEFEYDGAKIPLRNRYKGIWKPASFGAALSFTTKFTKPGRERPYEDAVGSDGLMRYKWRDGGPDIPDNRALRAAMEAGLPLIWFYGVAEGVYQAVFPVFLVGEEADEQQFMVEVADMDRLSRDGQIFSEGPSLSVVEKRYAARMARQRLHQPVFRSMVMRAYDEHCAVCALHHVELLDAAHILPDAHEDGIAAVTNGLSLCKIHHSAYDRKFMGIRPDYVVEIRTDLLNEVDGPMLRHGLQERHGERLLVLPQQRKERPSSVLLEKAYLRFREVA, encoded by the coding sequence ATGGCTGCCTTTCCACGCATGACATTTGAGCACGAGATGAAGTTCCGCCACGCGGCCATGGAGTGGTTGGCGATGCGCACTAACGACGGTGCAGAGCCAATGTACTACCTCGATATTGAAGAATTTGAATATGATGGTGCGAAAATTCCACTCCGCAACCGGTACAAGGGCATTTGGAAGCCTGCAAGTTTTGGTGCTGCGCTTTCATTCACCACGAAATTTACGAAACCGGGCAGGGAACGGCCTTACGAGGATGCCGTAGGCAGCGACGGCTTGATGCGCTATAAATGGCGAGATGGCGGGCCGGACATCCCTGACAATCGGGCCTTGCGAGCAGCCATGGAGGCGGGTTTACCTCTAATCTGGTTCTACGGTGTCGCGGAAGGTGTCTATCAGGCAGTCTTCCCCGTCTTCTTGGTGGGCGAAGAAGCAGATGAACAACAGTTCATGGTCGAAGTCGCCGATATGGACCGTCTATCCAGGGATGGGCAGATCTTCTCTGAGGGGCCCTCTTTGAGCGTGGTGGAAAAGCGCTATGCCGCGCGCATGGCTCGTCAACGACTTCACCAGCCAGTGTTCCGTTCCATGGTCATGAGGGCCTATGACGAGCACTGCGCCGTTTGTGCTCTCCACCATGTGGAATTGTTGGATGCCGCTCACATTTTGCCGGACGCTCACGAGGACGGCATCGCCGCTGTGACCAACGGGTTATCTTTGTGCAAGATTCACCACTCGGCCTATGATAGAAAATTCATGGGGATACGTCCGGATTATGTCGTGGAAATCCGAACAGATCTTCTAAATGAAGTTGACGGACCCATGTTGCGGCATGGCTTGCAGGAGCGTCACGGAGAGCGGCTCTTGGTCCTTCCCCAACAGCGCAAAGAGCGTCCTTCAAGTGTCCTGCTGGAAAAAGCTTACCTTCGCTTCCGGGAAGTCGCTTAG
- a CDS encoding zinc-binding dehydrogenase, whose translation MKIRGAVLETMEASAPYAESQPLRVEELELGEPGPTELLVRITAAGVCHSDLSVVNGNRPRPLPMLLGHEAAGVVEHVGAEVTDLSEGQHVVMAFLPRCGECAACRTEGLLPCTVGSKANASGTLIEGSQHLTSQARGNVYHHLGVSGFATHAVVDRRSVVPVGEDVPAPIAAVMGCAVLTGGGAVINAAQATPDDAVAVVGLGGVGLAAVLVAKAVGCRRVIAVDTLAEKLELAKEFGADEALTPDELVALEDKPRVVIEAAGHPRAFETAFNATAVGGVTVTVGLPAPGAMSQIEPLKITAEARQIIGSYLGSAVPAVDIPKYEQMWRDGALPLEKLITSHIRLEQINEAMDELDAGRAVRQVIEFPDA comes from the coding sequence GTGAAGATTCGTGGAGCCGTCCTGGAGACCATGGAGGCCTCGGCCCCGTACGCGGAGTCGCAGCCGCTGCGCGTCGAGGAGCTCGAGCTCGGCGAGCCCGGGCCCACCGAGCTGCTCGTGCGGATCACCGCCGCCGGGGTGTGCCACTCCGACCTCTCCGTGGTCAACGGCAACCGGCCGCGGCCCCTGCCGATGCTGCTGGGGCACGAGGCGGCCGGCGTCGTCGAGCACGTGGGCGCCGAGGTCACCGACCTCTCGGAAGGCCAGCACGTGGTGATGGCGTTCCTGCCGCGCTGCGGCGAGTGCGCCGCGTGCCGGACCGAGGGGCTGCTGCCGTGCACGGTCGGCTCGAAGGCCAACGCCTCCGGCACCCTGATCGAGGGCTCCCAGCACCTCACCTCCCAGGCCCGCGGGAACGTCTACCACCACCTGGGGGTCTCCGGGTTCGCCACCCACGCCGTGGTGGACCGCCGCTCCGTGGTGCCCGTGGGCGAGGACGTCCCGGCCCCCATCGCGGCCGTCATGGGGTGCGCGGTGCTCACCGGGGGAGGGGCCGTGATCAACGCGGCACAGGCCACCCCCGACGACGCAGTGGCCGTGGTCGGCCTCGGCGGCGTGGGGCTCGCCGCGGTGCTGGTGGCCAAGGCCGTGGGCTGCCGCCGGGTGATCGCCGTGGACACGCTGGCCGAGAAGCTGGAGCTGGCGAAGGAGTTCGGCGCCGACGAGGCGCTCACCCCGGACGAGCTCGTGGCGCTGGAGGACAAGCCCCGCGTGGTGATCGAGGCCGCCGGGCATCCGCGGGCGTTCGAGACCGCGTTCAACGCCACCGCCGTGGGCGGGGTGACCGTCACCGTGGGCCTGCCGGCACCCGGTGCGATGTCCCAGATCGAGCCGTTGAAGATCACCGCCGAGGCCCGCCAGATCATCGGCAGCTACCTCGGCTCCGCCGTGCCGGCGGTGGACATCCCCAAGTACGAGCAGATGTGGCGTGACGGCGCGCTGCCGCTGGAGAAGCTCATCACCTCCCACATCCGGCTCGAGCAGATCAACGAGGCGATGGACGAGCTGGACGCGGGGCGGGCGGTGCGGCAGGTAATCGAGTTCCCTGACGCATGA
- a CDS encoding CPBP family intramembrane glutamic endopeptidase, giving the protein MTSQPPRRPAPWQPAPPAPAPSGVRPPGPVGWPAAPYPGRPGGPVPPFGVPTTAPVTYAEFYRTPRNRWWKGLTSILVLCAAVLLFSIVLTFGAMGIDLVLGSTTMDDLASGQITMTPVLLLASNLTLVLSAVVALVLHRYLHRQPVGTLHSVLGRFRWGWCGRAALVVVPLFVAYVGLVALVEAPGPLSLDATAWAFLAVVLLTTPLQAASEEYIFRGVIQRAAGSWVSGAVPSLVVGTGVSAVLFSIAHFATDVWLIVYYLVFGIAMSLLSQATGGLEAASLVHAANNVMLFLVATAAGQMSEGLDRSAGAGGPFMLVPMLVISAIAAVLIVLARRRGLAYRAAPPAGA; this is encoded by the coding sequence ATGACCTCGCAGCCTCCGCGGCGACCGGCGCCCTGGCAGCCCGCCCCTCCTGCGCCCGCGCCCTCGGGCGTCCGGCCTCCCGGCCCTGTGGGGTGGCCCGCGGCCCCGTACCCGGGGCGCCCCGGCGGCCCGGTCCCGCCGTTCGGCGTCCCGACGACGGCGCCGGTCACCTACGCGGAGTTCTACCGCACACCCCGCAACCGCTGGTGGAAGGGACTCACCAGCATCCTGGTGCTCTGCGCGGCGGTGCTGCTGTTCTCGATCGTGCTGACCTTCGGCGCCATGGGGATCGACCTCGTCCTGGGCTCCACCACGATGGACGACCTCGCGAGCGGGCAGATCACCATGACGCCGGTGCTGCTGCTGGCCAGCAATCTCACGCTGGTGCTCTCGGCCGTCGTCGCACTGGTCCTCCACCGGTATCTGCACCGGCAGCCGGTCGGCACCCTGCACTCGGTGCTGGGCCGCTTCCGCTGGGGCTGGTGCGGGCGGGCCGCCCTGGTGGTCGTGCCGCTGTTCGTGGCCTACGTGGGGCTGGTGGCGCTCGTCGAGGCGCCGGGCCCGCTCTCCCTGGACGCGACCGCGTGGGCCTTCCTCGCGGTCGTCCTGCTGACCACGCCCCTGCAGGCGGCCTCCGAGGAGTACATCTTCCGCGGCGTGATCCAGCGCGCGGCCGGCTCGTGGGTCTCCGGGGCCGTCCCGTCCCTGGTGGTCGGCACCGGGGTGAGCGCCGTGCTGTTCTCGATCGCGCACTTCGCCACCGACGTGTGGCTGATCGTCTACTACCTGGTCTTCGGGATCGCGATGTCGCTGCTGAGCCAGGCCACGGGCGGGCTCGAGGCGGCCTCGCTGGTGCACGCGGCGAACAACGTCATGCTCTTCCTGGTGGCCACCGCCGCGGGCCAGATGAGCGAGGGGCTCGACCGCTCGGCCGGCGCCGGCGGCCCGTTCATGCTGGTGCCGATGCTGGTCATCTCGGCCATCGCCGCGGTCCTGATCGTCCTCGCCCGCCGGCGCGGACTGGCCTACCGGGCCGCCCCGCCGGCGGGTGCCTGA
- a CDS encoding aldo/keto reductase: MEYTRLGSSGLYVSRLALGTIPFGSGGGFEKIAGLGPDEARRQIDEALDRGVNFIDTANLYSGGDAERVLGEVLGSRRDDVVLTSKARTPTGDGPNDGGASRIHVTRAVEDSLKRLRTDHLDLLYLHQWDGQTPITETIATANELIRAGKIRYWGVSNYNGWQLAKTVYEARLAGLEGPVAHQAYYTPEAREIEYEIVPAARDLGLATFGWSPLGEGLLNGKVRRGAETPSDTRQGTGWPEPHVVDRDRAYDLIELFDEIARELGWTIPQVVISWILGRPGIDGTVIAARRFEHLQEDLDAAELTLPQEARDRITSASQLPAYYPLWHRLLNGQDRPEPAEAEFYAEQRGHVFGEDPAQA; the protein is encoded by the coding sequence ATGGAATACACCCGACTCGGCAGTTCTGGCCTGTACGTCTCCCGGCTGGCCCTGGGCACCATCCCCTTCGGCTCCGGCGGAGGGTTCGAGAAGATCGCGGGGCTGGGCCCGGACGAGGCCCGCCGGCAGATCGACGAGGCCCTGGACCGCGGCGTGAACTTCATCGACACCGCCAACCTGTACTCCGGCGGGGACGCCGAGCGGGTGCTGGGCGAGGTGCTGGGCAGCAGGCGGGACGACGTCGTCCTCACCTCCAAGGCCCGCACCCCCACCGGGGACGGCCCCAACGACGGCGGCGCGAGCCGGATCCACGTGACCCGGGCCGTCGAGGACAGCCTGAAGCGGCTGAGGACCGACCACCTCGACCTGCTCTACCTGCACCAGTGGGACGGGCAGACCCCGATCACCGAGACCATCGCCACCGCCAACGAGCTGATCCGGGCCGGGAAGATCCGCTACTGGGGGGTGTCCAACTACAACGGCTGGCAGCTGGCCAAGACGGTCTACGAGGCGCGGCTGGCCGGGTTGGAGGGCCCGGTGGCCCACCAGGCCTACTACACCCCGGAGGCCCGGGAGATCGAGTACGAGATCGTCCCGGCGGCCCGCGACCTCGGGCTCGCGACCTTCGGCTGGAGCCCGCTGGGGGAGGGCCTGCTCAACGGCAAGGTCCGCCGCGGCGCCGAGACCCCGTCCGACACCCGCCAGGGCACCGGCTGGCCCGAGCCCCACGTGGTGGACCGGGACCGCGCCTACGACCTGATCGAGCTCTTCGACGAGATCGCCCGGGAGCTGGGCTGGACGATCCCCCAGGTGGTGATCTCCTGGATCCTGGGCCGCCCGGGCATCGACGGGACCGTGATCGCCGCCCGGCGGTTCGAGCACCTGCAGGAGGACCTCGACGCCGCCGAGCTGACGCTGCCGCAGGAGGCCCGGGACCGGATCACGTCCGCGTCCCAGCTGCCCGCCTACTACCCGCTGTGGCACCGGCTGCTCAACGGCCAGGACCGCCCCGAGCCCGCGGAGGCGGAGTTCTACGCCGAGCAGCGCGGCCACGTCTTCGGTGAGGACCCGGCCCAAGCGTAG
- a CDS encoding ribokinase, with protein MNTLRRLAPAAPAEPSRAALTVVGSINVDLTAVCERLPAPGETVIGADLQRQPGGKGANQAVAAARLAGRARMIGAVGDDPDGGLLLRHLAAAGVDTTGVRRVPAPTGTALITVDRHGENQITVCAGANAEVSLEDVSFAPEDVVLCQLEIELDTVCETARRTPGFFALNAAPARPLPAELVERCDLVIVNETEYARIPELADAELVAVTYGAQGSALYAHGRQIASAPAHEVAVVSTVGAGDAFCAALVLALAAGLDHETALRAANAVGAHAVGDASSQPEFSPLEHYLPSPSDGGTPSAGPA; from the coding sequence CTGAACACCCTCCGCCGGCTCGCCCCGGCCGCGCCCGCGGAGCCCTCCAGGGCCGCGCTCACCGTGGTGGGCAGCATCAACGTCGACCTCACGGCGGTGTGCGAGCGGCTGCCCGCGCCCGGGGAGACCGTCATCGGCGCGGACCTGCAGCGGCAGCCGGGCGGCAAGGGCGCCAACCAGGCCGTGGCCGCCGCACGGCTGGCCGGCCGCGCCCGGATGATCGGCGCCGTCGGCGACGACCCGGACGGCGGGCTCCTCCTCCGCCACCTGGCGGCCGCCGGCGTCGACACCACCGGCGTCCGCCGCGTGCCGGCGCCGACCGGCACCGCCCTCATCACGGTGGACCGCCACGGGGAGAACCAGATCACCGTCTGCGCCGGGGCCAACGCCGAGGTGTCCCTCGAGGACGTGAGCTTCGCGCCGGAGGACGTCGTGCTCTGCCAGCTGGAGATCGAGCTCGACACCGTGTGCGAGACCGCCCGCCGGACCCCGGGCTTCTTCGCCCTGAACGCCGCCCCGGCCCGGCCCCTCCCGGCCGAGCTCGTGGAGCGGTGCGACCTCGTCATCGTGAACGAGACCGAGTACGCCCGGATCCCCGAGCTGGCCGACGCCGAGCTGGTCGCGGTGACCTACGGCGCCCAGGGCTCGGCCCTCTACGCGCACGGGCGGCAGATCGCCTCGGCCCCCGCCCACGAGGTCGCCGTGGTCAGCACGGTCGGCGCCGGTGACGCCTTCTGCGCCGCGCTGGTGCTGGCCCTCGCCGCCGGGCTCGACCACGAGACGGCCCTGCGCGCCGCCAACGCGGTGGGCGCCCACGCCGTCGGCGACGCCTCCTCGCAGCCGGAGTTCTCCCCGCTGGAGCACTACCTGCCGTCCCCCTCCGACGGCGGCACGCCCTCTGCCGGTCCCGCCTGA
- a CDS encoding NupC/NupG family nucleoside CNT transporter encodes MLDVLWGIGGMIALLAIAVLFSVDRRRIRIRTVALALTIQVVFGVLVLYVPAGRAVLEALTLAVQAVINSSSAGIDFLFGPVLPEEGSVFAFQVLPVIVFFAALTSVLYYLGALQWVVKIIGGGLAKLLGTTTPESMNAAANIFVGQTEAPLVIRPYVAGMTRSELFAVMCGGLATVAGSVLVGYSLLGAPLEYLIAASFMAAPAALLMAKLLVPAGALEEARDEAPAGASVRTSDDAAGPADSGHHAGAPAQTGSAKEERRGAARWLARGSRRGATSYAAVEFARREDAQGEDAQAAARGDGVAARPDGAVRSDDAAQSGDAARPDDVARSADPAGVSATDAADGATGGARGDAADEDTEPANVIDAAARGASDGLSLALNVGAMLIAFISLIALINIILGAVGGLFGLEAITLEQLFGYVFAPVMFAVGVPWAEAIDAGSFLGQKLVLNEFVAFADFAPQIENYSPKTQAIVTFALTGFANFGSLAILLGGLGGIAPSRRRDIARLGLRAVLGGTLANLMSAAIAGMLIG; translated from the coding sequence ATGCTCGACGTGCTGTGGGGCATCGGGGGCATGATCGCCCTCCTCGCCATCGCCGTCCTCTTCTCGGTGGACCGCCGCAGGATCCGCATCCGCACCGTGGCCCTGGCGCTGACCATCCAGGTGGTCTTCGGCGTGCTGGTGCTCTACGTCCCGGCCGGCCGCGCCGTGCTGGAGGCCCTCACCCTGGCGGTCCAGGCCGTGATCAACTCCTCCTCCGCGGGCATCGACTTCCTCTTCGGCCCGGTCCTGCCCGAGGAGGGGTCGGTCTTCGCCTTCCAGGTGCTGCCGGTCATCGTGTTCTTCGCGGCCCTGACGTCGGTGCTGTACTACCTGGGCGCCCTGCAGTGGGTCGTGAAGATCATCGGCGGCGGCCTGGCGAAGCTCCTCGGCACGACGACGCCGGAGTCGATGAACGCGGCCGCCAACATCTTCGTGGGGCAGACCGAGGCGCCGCTGGTCATCCGGCCCTACGTGGCCGGGATGACGCGCTCCGAGCTCTTCGCCGTCATGTGCGGCGGGCTGGCCACCGTGGCCGGCTCGGTGCTCGTGGGCTACTCCCTGCTCGGAGCGCCGCTCGAGTACCTCATTGCCGCCTCGTTCATGGCGGCGCCGGCCGCCCTGCTCATGGCCAAGCTCCTCGTCCCCGCCGGGGCGCTGGAGGAGGCCCGGGACGAGGCGCCGGCGGGTGCTTCCGTGCGGACCTCCGACGATGCCGCCGGCCCGGCGGACTCCGGACACCACGCCGGTGCCCCGGCGCAGACCGGGTCGGCGAAGGAGGAGCGCCGCGGCGCCGCCCGGTGGCTCGCCCGCGGCTCCCGGCGCGGGGCGACGTCCTACGCGGCCGTCGAGTTCGCCCGCCGGGAGGACGCCCAGGGGGAGGACGCCCAGGCCGCGGCTCGCGGCGACGGCGTCGCCGCCCGGCCCGACGGTGCTGTCCGGTCGGACGATGCCGCCCAGTCCGGCGACGCCGCTCGGCCCGACGATGTTGCCCGGTCCGCCGACCCGGCAGGGGTGTCCGCCACGGACGCGGCCGACGGCGCGACGGGCGGCGCGAGGGGCGATGCGGCCGACGAGGACACGGAGCCGGCCAACGTCATCGACGCCGCCGCCCGCGGCGCGTCCGACGGGCTGAGCCTGGCCCTCAACGTCGGCGCGATGCTCATCGCCTTCATCTCCCTCATCGCGCTGATCAACATCATCCTCGGCGCGGTCGGCGGCCTGTTCGGGCTGGAGGCGATCACCCTCGAGCAGCTCTTCGGGTACGTCTTCGCGCCGGTGATGTTCGCCGTCGGAGTCCCCTGGGCCGAGGCGATCGACGCCGGCAGCTTCCTGGGGCAGAAGCTGGTGCTCAACGAGTTCGTCGCGTTCGCCGACTTCGCCCCGCAGATCGAGAACTACTCCCCCAAGACCCAGGCCATCGTGACCTTCGCCCTGACCGGGTTCGCGAACTTCGGCTCCCTGGCGATCCTGCTCGGCGGGCTCGGCGGCATCGCCCCGAGCCGGCGCCGGGACATCGCCCGGCTCGGCCTGCGGGCCGTGCTCGGCGGGACGCTGGCCAACCTCATGAGCGCCGCGATCGCGGGCATGCTCATCGGCTGA
- a CDS encoding class II fructose-bisphosphate aldolase: MRANLLDVVTAALAARTAVPALSTYDFTTAQAVVEASERAERPVILLVPPKAAAGAGGRRLITALRALADDAANPVCVQLDHAVDLDLIEHAAAAGVDAVLADGSALPAAANAAFVARARELVGPGVVVEAELGSLPGDEDTAGTSEAGGMTDPGEVPGFLDGSGADLLAVAVGNVHGHYRGTPRLHWSRLEQICEAAEQTPLVLHGASGIPETMLVRAPLAGIGKININTELRSAVFASLADRVEQRRCQGLNLWALLEDWTEAVGEFTTLAHRLTTAEARSRNS; encoded by the coding sequence CGCCAACCTGCTCGACGTCGTCACCGCCGCCCTCGCCGCCCGCACCGCCGTGCCGGCGCTGAGCACCTACGACTTCACCACCGCCCAGGCCGTGGTGGAGGCCAGCGAGCGGGCCGAGCGCCCGGTGATCCTCCTGGTCCCGCCCAAGGCCGCCGCCGGGGCCGGCGGACGCCGCCTCATCACCGCCCTGCGCGCGCTGGCCGACGACGCCGCCAACCCCGTGTGCGTGCAGCTCGACCACGCCGTGGACCTGGACCTGATCGAGCACGCGGCGGCGGCCGGCGTCGACGCCGTCCTGGCCGACGGCTCCGCCCTGCCCGCCGCCGCGAACGCCGCGTTCGTCGCCCGGGCCCGGGAGCTCGTGGGCCCGGGCGTGGTGGTCGAGGCGGAGCTCGGCAGCCTGCCCGGGGACGAGGACACGGCCGGGACCTCCGAGGCCGGCGGCATGACCGACCCCGGCGAGGTCCCCGGGTTCCTGGACGGGTCCGGGGCGGACCTGCTGGCGGTGGCCGTGGGCAACGTGCACGGGCACTACCGGGGCACCCCGCGGCTGCACTGGAGCCGCCTGGAGCAGATCTGCGAGGCCGCCGAGCAGACCCCGCTCGTGCTGCACGGCGCCTCCGGGATCCCCGAGACCATGCTGGTCCGCGCGCCGCTGGCGGGCATCGGCAAGATCAACATCAACACCGAGCTGCGCTCGGCCGTCTTCGCCTCCTTGGCGGACCGGGTCGAGCAGCGACGGTGCCAGGGCCTGAACCTGTGGGCGCTCCTGGAGGACTGGACCGAGGCGGTGGGCGAGTTCACCACGCTGGCCCACCGGCTGACCACCGCCGAGGCGCGCTCCCGGAATTCCTGA
- a CDS encoding GlsB/YeaQ/YmgE family stress response membrane protein, with translation MIGFIVAGLVIGALARLIKPGKQHLSLIATLLLGLAGSVIGGVIASALGTGDIFELNVLGFIVAVIAAVLLIGVAESLAGRNRAVR, from the coding sequence ATGATCGGCTTCATCGTTGCCGGACTCGTCATCGGCGCCCTCGCCCGGCTCATCAAGCCCGGCAAGCAGCACCTCAGCCTGATCGCCACGCTGCTGCTGGGCCTGGCCGGCTCGGTGATCGGCGGCGTCATCGCCAGCGCGCTGGGCACCGGCGACATCTTCGAGCTCAACGTCCTGGGCTTCATCGTGGCCGTGATCGCCGCGGTGCTGCTGATCGGCGTGGCCGAGAGCCTGGCCGGGCGCAACCGGGCCGTGCGCTGA